A stretch of DNA from Cryptomeria japonica chromosome 4, Sugi_1.0, whole genome shotgun sequence:
tatgtgggttttgatgtgcccatgtcttccactttcttttgtagatctctaatttgttgctccaaattatttttgggaggagattgatttcttgtagcataccccatgtttgtaacacccatttgaggaggaacttgttgcatgtatggatgatactgatcgtagacatgtccatatggaggtctatattgttgcgacatatgtggagcacttggcataacttcttgttggggaaccccatatctgttttgcgaatataaaccatattcaataggcctttcattttccattgtgttgcccccaattttgtgtctccttgtgtcaaaattttgaggatgtccttgtgtatccacttgtcttaattgacccatatcttgagcatgtgtttgagtataaggcctccatgatggtctttgagtgtaagtatcatatgtttgagcttgtgtatgtgagattgctggtttttgaagcaaaactgatggtgactccggcatcatattatttggtcctccactatttggtctcctttgatccatgttatgttgagtttgttgtgaaggtctactttccataagttgagataagtcaaaatcatgcggtattttggctccactttgtgccatcatgtttagaaagtattgacgatctctcctcattatctcttcaaccaatctattgaattgaggatccattatagattcttgtatgtctgctgatagtattgaaaaattgtccacggtgtcattgtgtgtagcattgtttatagtatttgcactttccacatttggattgtgtctataaacattcatgtccggtaatgtagtgtgctcaggattgtagaatagatcattgtcatactcataagaactcatgtttacggattcttgagcttctttagctattctcctagatttttgaaggcgggtttcaaccatgaactaggtgttagaccaacatgtgagagactagacgaaaatgacaagagtatggaagaccaagagttgtatggagtataaatgaatcttgaggtgtacttgtaatgtccaaagtgtaagaccaagtatgtaagtagagtaggtgtgacttccaaagagaggatagtttctcttgatgaggtaagctgaccttgactctaagtaagaccaaatgagacccaaaggtaagaaaccatgatgagggaccacttagcaaagtgtagtagtatgtagtgtgttgaccacgtatgatgaggacaagcaagtgaccttttgactcaagtttagacaagtatgaatgtaaaatgaggtatgaagcaatgatggactgtgtaagaccttagaacaggctgaatgctagattaaacctgaagagacaacctaggaagctcaagtatgccaaaattgattttctttgtttgcttgactgttaaaattttcaaatcctgacacagacgcctctgtatacttcacagacgcggtttttagacacagacgctactctattTGATGCAGACGCggacaaaaacacagacgctattctgtacttcatagacgcgtttatccgacacagacgcggtttgaacagacacagacgcgtttctgtaaccttagtgcaatttttcctatctgtgaatttgttttgctgtgaccaaatctgatttttcgactgtttttcatgacaagaggacacagtgttgatgactcaatgtttgcagactgtttagactccaaaagtgtgttgtttgatgtaaaaaaattttgcatacacttgaagacacaaaagacacaatgttttgctgttttgtcttgattgtttgaatgtttagcataagacaagcacaaatcttagggctggccaagacaatagttgttgaacccacatagggttttacccccgaggctatgctattcagagcggatacttagatgcttgacctcactggctccaccctcggcactcacttctcgggtcagccaagcatcagtccccatgaaaactccccatggcgaactttgtatctctactaagaaccgtatgtgtgtgggccgctaccagaggtccgacctcctgcctcaacaactagaaggatttgggcatctaaaacaaaatggtgctagtaagggcatccgctcgtgtggccatacatgcggcactttcagctctgtaaatacagaaggctcccagccggtaggggttacgccctacaaatgatcaaataaatttgatcaaacgggtttatggggagacatagtgtcggtatgaactaatcagcacacgttattcatagttttcaccatgaatacatttgattatagtggtttggatgaggtgggttttcctcgctaccacttgggtcgttctcttctcactagtagtcctaatgaccacacgggaagacaggccctctaaagagtaaacaaaaagagcctattgctcaaaacacaaaagacaatgattcaattttagtgcaccaattgaagtgtttgctaagctatgaaaacaaggcacacaataaaaattacaaaaccctagctaaggccctgcaacaaaattgttagtagtttgggttgtttcaaatgataaccccttcctgcaagcacacaagttaggtaaatttttagaaaacccaaaaaagactttgtgaaaaggggccttcaacaaaaacgtatttgcctccaaagcaagctgcacaaaccaggttagctagatctgcaaaggttagccgaaaataaaccagatctgaaaccctaagtgcaaaatccgaaaacccgaatcaaagaaacttgaaaaatttgcaaaatagAAAGCACAGACACCTTTATACCGGACACAGACGCGTCTTAACCACACAGAAGTGGTTCTGTGGTTCACAGATGCGATCAAAGGTCACAGACGCGACTAAAGAACGCAGACGCGATAATATCAGTCAtagacgcggttaaaattctcagacgcgattccagaaacctgcaaaaaaataaaaatctggcaaaaacacaggcgcgatttacgatatcacagacgcttctgaaacacaaaaacgcgatccgaacactcgcagacgcggaaaaaaactaaaatgtcgtcgaaatcgttcgatctgcaacttcaaaaatgcaaaatctgcaacaaaaatgttaactgcaaagggacaagagtcccaccgggcgtgccaaaatgtatatggtgaaaatggataacaaataacaacaatattgaaagactaaaatggattcaaccactaaaccctagcctaacaatgaacaaagatccaccataacatatgaagataacctaagacaatgcaaaataactcaaaatcataaagattataccatcacatgtccaatagggttttgatctccattcttcctatctccattgatcttgtttgatatgcttgctctcagatttttgtatgcacaagagctcaacaaagaatggaatgtggttgcaagtggaattgtagtgtagccaagtactccaaaatcagtcattagggtttgtcattagggtttgacaatgaagaaagcatctccttaaatagaagacacaataagaaatggagggttaagattgagaggtgtaaaaagagaggtcggctaggattagagggtaggtataagaaataccaaaataatgaaaggggtaggtagtgtatgaattaagagatgaatgacatgtgtcatgtgtagaaaaagctaatgaattaattaaataaataaagatttatttaattaatagtagaagtagggcaattaaataaataaaatatttattcaatttaggaaagggataatttaaataaataaatgtatttatttaaatgagaaataaggctagaagaggataaatgaattaattaaataaataaagatttatttaattaatagaagaattaggcttagataattaaataaataaaatatttatttaattaaacatgacaattttaggtgtctacaggactatgctcatttcatgaatccatgggcatcccaagagtatgttgtatgtgagatcgatgtctaggacttgacaaaccacatccttcgtaactggcccaactctgagaggtaaggtgactgtacccttggatgaatgctcttcatcatcatatgctttgatagtaattttatttgtagaattcacagctttgtcggaatatcccaattgtttaatagtgttcaatgtacaaatgtttacacctgctcctccatctatcaggactcatttgattctatgtttgtgtatgaaggcttcaatgtgtaatggtgcattatgtggctgacttacaaaggcatcattggcttctatgaatgtaagggagtgtggaatggaaaggtatcccaccatggcttgaaactggtccacattcaaatcagtaggaatgacagtatctctcaagattttgtcaagaatggctttatgtgcgggagatatgcataatagctcaaggattgaaatgagcgcgggtgtcttccctaactattctacaaggtcatactcaggtttggttgatgaagaagcggtgtttttagttggagcaccttgcaaagttattttacctcagcgggttgtaacatgacattcagaggtaggttcagaagaagatccaacaccttttaggacaatcttgggtctctgggtataaTTCTcaaacgctttgtccttgatgataatagtagagacgtaattgtccatcgatatgtgattgatagttgaatcatagttataggatgctctggtatagttggtttgatcctctgtggctttagcttttcctttgtcatattttgggaatggttccttaaacatttcatgttcttgattggatgagtgtccctcaatctcaatgtcacctctatcaatgagatcttgtatgatgttcttcagtcgatgacaatttcctatcttatgacccttgctcttatgaaattcacaatactcatcatcattccaccaatttggtttgacctttggttcatatggaagaaaatctggaactatgattaccttgtttgccacaagcttcttgaagactgactcaagtggttctcccaatggagtgtatttccttcgcgatctggaagttgtttgagtattcacttgattgttggtagaacttgatcctgaaaagatgaatttgggtcgcattgtgttggcatcaacaacaccatcattgactgtgttcttgtttttgttccaaaatcttggcttgtcttttcctttaaagtcatctttgttttccttgaatatcttgatgactccttgttcaattaggaccttctgtattgctaagcctttttcaatgacgtccttgaaggtggacaaacaagcttttcttagatcatagccaatgtctttgttaacattctgggtgaacatctctaccatttgtttttgcggaatttcacaagagcatctgctagctagatttctccatctttgtaaaaatgatgcaaaagattctccctctttttgcttggtgttgcacaaagtagtgactgatatgtctgtctctatgttataggagaaatgttgaataaatgcctctgctaagtcaccccatgacttaatactaggtggaagttgggagaaccattccatagcttgatcacctaagctttgtgggaataatctcatcaaatatgtctcttctgctgctacctcaatgcaagctgtgaaaaattgtcttatgtgtgccttaggatccccttttcctctatacttatcaaatttaggtgtcacaaagtgtgtaggaaaaggaggcattggaatgctcttgtcaaatggataaggacatatgtctctcattgtgtatgttggcttcagtgtatttatgtcctccattttcttttgtaagtccctgatttgttgctccaaattgctcttaggtggagatcgacttcttggaccatatcctatgtttgaggtacccattggaggaggtgcatgttgcatatatggatgatattgatcatacacatgttcatatggaggaggtctgtaatgatgttgcatatatggaccacttggtatagattcatgttgaggaacaccatatctattttgtgcatgtataccatactctacaggcatgtcatgttctattgtattgcccccaaatttgacatgaggtttccttgtgtccaaattttgagcatgccttggaatatcccattgctttggtggttgatccttagcattgatatgtgattgagcatatttttctccataagacttccataatggtctgcgaaggtgagtatcatatgtttgaccatgtgtatgtgggacctctggtttttgaagcaaagctgatggtgattcaggtaccatgtgtggtcctctatttcctccactattaggtctcctttgatccatgttggagtgaggttgctgcaaaggtctatgttccattatttgagacatgtcaaaatcatgaggtatcttggctccactttgtgtcatcatgtgtaagaagtattgtctatccctcctcattatctcctcaatcagtcgattgaaatggggattcataatggattcttccacatctgctgaatgtattgataagttgtccaaattgtcattgtgtgtagcattgttgtttagagtgtccatgttctcaacatttggaatgtttctataagcctccatgtcaggtaatgtagtgtgatcagtattgaaaaataaatcattgtcatactcataagaactcatgtttgcggactcttgagcttctttagtttctctcctagatttttgaagacgggtttcaaccatgaactaggtattaaccaagatgtgagagactagatgaaaaatggaaagaggatggaagaccaagaattggatgaaatgtaaatgagtctgaagtgtacttgcaatgtccaaagtgtaagaccaagtatgtatgtagtagagtaggtgtgacttccaaagagaggatagtttctcttgatgaggtaagctgaccttgaccctaagtaagaccaaatgagacccaaaggtaagaaaccttgatgagggaccacttagcaaagtgttgttgtatgtagtgttgacaaagtatgatgaggacaagcaagtgaccttttgactcaagtttaggcaAATataaatgtaaaatgagatgtgaagcaatgatggactatgtgagacgcaaggacaggttgaatgctagatgaaacctgaagaaacaacctaggaagctcaagtattccgaaactgatttcttttgtttgttggactctgaaattttcttgcaattttgaacacagacgcgactgtatacttcacagacgcggtttccagacacagacgctactctgtttaacccagacgcgcttctgcgattttcctgtttatgtttgctggaccgtaaagatttttgcaattctggacatagacgcgactgtatacttcacagacgctgttATCCGACACAGATGGGTttattcaacacagacgctgttataaacacagacgctattctgcccttcacagacgcgcttatatgactcagacgcggttaaaacagacacagacgcgtttctgtaaaatttgtgcaattttttccaatctgtgaagtcgttttgttgtgaccaaatctgactgtttgactatttttcatgacaagaggacacaatgctgatgaggactcaatgtttgctagtgtttagactccaaaatgactccaagaaaagtgtgttgtttgatgtaaaattgttttgcatacacttgaagacacaaaagacataatgttttgttgtttggtcttgaatgtttgaatgtttaacataagtcaagcacaattcttatggctggccaagacaatagttgttgatcccacatagggttttacccctgaggctacgctattcagagcgaatacttagatgtttgacctcactggctccaccctcggcactcacttctcgggtcagccaagtatcagtccccatgaaaactccccatggtgaactttgtatctctactaagaaccgtatgtgtgtgggccgctaccaaaggtccgacctcctgccccaacaactagaaggatatgggcttctaaaacaaaaaggtgctagtaagggcatccgctcgtgtggccatacatgcggcactttcagctctataaatacagaaggctcccagccggtaggggttatgccctacaaatgatcaaataaatttgatcaaacgggtttatggggagacatagtgtcggtatgaactaatcagcacacgttatccatagttttcaccatgaatacatttgattatagtggttcggatgaggtgggttttcctcgctaccacttgggtcgtcctcttctcactagtagtcctaatgaccacacgggaagacaggccctctaaagattaaacaaaaagagcctattgctcaagacacaaaagacaatgattcaattttagtgcaccaatggaagtgtttgctagtctatgaaaataaggcacacaataaaaattcaaaaccctagccaagaacctgcaacaaaagttgttagtagtttgggttgtttgacataatcaccccttcctgcaaacacacaagttaggtacattttaaaaacccaaaagactttgtgacatagggaccttcaacaaaatgtttttgcttccaagacaagttgcaccaatttagttagctagatctgaaagtgttagtccgaaaataaaccagatctgaaaccttaagtacaaaatccgaaaatcgaatcaatgaaaacttcaaaattctgaaacagtaaatacacagacgctgttaccctaAACACAGACGCGTCTAGATAACACAGATGCGGTTATGTGATGCACAGACgtgcctaaaaatcacagacgctcctttccgacacagacgcgggtgaatgcaacacagacgcgcttctgtaacacagacgcccctttctgaaacctgcaaaataaaatttgtctaaaacacagacgcgattatgtgatgcacagacgcgcctaaaaatcacagacgctcctaaaaatcacagacgctcctttccgacacagacgcgggTATAAATAACACATACgcgtttctgaaacacagacgcccctttctgaaacctgcaaaataaaatttgtcgaaaacacagacgcgattccagataccataaacgcgccagaaaatcaaagacgcgatccgaaaATGCGCAGACGCGGgaatgtcgaaaatgttgtcgaaaatgtcagatctgcaacttcaaacacaaaatctgcaacaaagatgttaatgtaaaagggacaagagtcccaccgggcgtgccaaaatgtacatggtgaaaatggataacaacaacaacaagattgaaaggctaaatgaattcaaccacaaaaccctagcctaacaatcaacaaagatccaccataacatatgaagattacctaagacaatgcaaatcacatgaaatcacaaagattataccattacatgtccaatagggttttgatcttcattcttcctatctccattgatcttgcttgatatatttgctctcagattttatgtgcacaagagctcaacaaagaacggaatgtggttgcaagtaggatcgtagtatagtcaagtcctccaaattgtcgattagggtttgataatgaagaaggcatctccttaaatagaagacactatatgaaatggagggataagattgagaggtgtaaaaggaggtcggctaagattagagggtaggtagaagaaataataaaataatgaaaggggtaggtagtgtatgaattaagagatgagtgacatgtgtcatgtgtagaaaaggataatgaattaattaaataaataaagatttatttaattaatagaagaagtgggatcaattaaataaataaaatatttatttaatttaggaaaaggataatttaaataaataaatgtatttatttaaatgagaaataaggctagaagaggataaatgaattaattaaataaataaggatttatttaattaatagaagaattaggcttagataattaaataaataaaatatttatttaattagacatgacaattttaggtgtctacaagcacaaatatatattttttaatcattaaatatatttaattaaaactaTTAAACGGTTCAAATTGTTTAACAATAGAaagtaaaattaaataatatatttatataaaaacataacaaaatcaaatatgataaaaaataattaaaagaaaaaagtTGAATTGTAAGCCGGTTACACAATTACTATTTAATTCCACCCGAGTTGAGATAATATTTGTAAGTTTTTTAAATACATAAATTGATGAAGTTGGTGGAAAAAGTTTTGAAGTACGTTTCACGGAACAAAAAGTTGAATTTGTCTGAGGAAGAAGAAAAGCATAAAAGAATAACTTAAATGAAGgataacctcaagaacattcccaaaaagaaaaggaaaagtgaaATTTTTATGACTAAGAAAATTATAAGTGAAATTTGTATGACTAAGAAAGGAATAATTCTAAGACGAGGAACCATGAAAATGTGAAGTATTAGAATAATGAAAGTAAAAGCGATTAGAATAACTTCGGGCATTGGACATCTGTGAAATCTTCCTAACGAGTTCTATCTGCATTCTCATAAATTTACATTTCTCCCTTGTGTTCTCACATTCATTACAGTTAAGGCCATTTTTTAGGGTTTAAATTGATCGAGATCCAAATAAAATAGCATAAGCTTTGGTTGGTGTTGTAGTAGTAAATTTTGATGAGATGACCAGAAAAGAGATAAACAAGGAGGTTTCTGCTGTCCTTAGCATCAAAAAGGACTTTGAATGGCTGAACAGGAAGCTCAAGAATATAAGAGACTATCTAAGAGATGCAGATGTTGCAGAGATTTCTGGTGATGCAGAAGGTAAAGATACTAATGATGAAATCCACCAGTCCTCTCGTGCCTGTGCTTTCAGCTGTTCTCAATTAACTCTTCGCTATAAAATGGGACGAAAGATTATTCATGTCAAACATAGAATGAGGTCTTTTATGGAAGCTGCAGATCTGACTCATTCATATCACATCTTATCGTTATCAAGAAGTGGTAAACAATTATTCCATTTTTATTGTTCaaaattttattgttaatattgttttaaaaataattGCTCTACAAATAGTAtctcttcattttattttttaccTATTTAACATTCTGAGTGTTTATTTGGCAGAGTGTGGTGTTAGATAGAGATTGTGCTCCGAGAGAAGATCCAGCTATTGCCTTATTCAATCAGTTGGGAATAGAACAAGCGCTTCATACACTAAAATGTAAATTAGACCTCCTAAAAGAAAATAAACTAAATCAGGTGGATTGTGGTGAGTTTTGTTGGTGCAGCTGCCATTGCTAATGTACCAGGCTTTTATTTTCATTTATAGCACCTAAATTGTCCACTTTAGGCCTCCTAAAAGAAGATGCACTAAATCAGGTGGATTGTGGTGAGTTTTATTGGTGCAGCTGCCTTTGCAAATGTACCAGGCTTTTATTTTCGTTTATAGCTCAGTTAGGTGTCCTTTACATGGAATACACAGTAGCCCTATATTTGTAAATTCAAAAACAGATCGCCCCATATCTGAACTGTAAAAAAATCCATTTCAATTCATTTCCATTTCCCTACTTGATCTACTACATCAATTGCCACTCAAATGCCTGAGCAACACACAGGCCTCATTAGCAAAGGCAAATTTGGTGGTTTGAAATGTAATTACATGTGGATTTTACAACCAATATATCAAGCGTTTGTACTTTGCAAATTCCCGTCTTGCTTCGTTTTAATACTATGCAATATATTTTAATGTGCAGTATTtaatagatatagagatagaaatACATGTATGTAGGTAAATTTTGTATTTTCCTTTATCTTATTAACAAAAGTCATAAAGagaaaattaaaaatcatatatgaAATCGGCCTTATAGTTCTAATGTTATTTTGTAAGCATAAGTTTTATAGTGAGACATGCAAACTTTGATATCAATAATGAGAATAGAATCAAGAGAGATGTGActaaaatatattagagagaaaaAGCATGATTATAGAAAAGAAATCCATATAAATGTTAtgtgaaaatagaaatattttttttttagagaTTAGAAATGGCCTTCAATCTGGTTGTGTACtctattgatgatattatttataTCCTCAAGTTGTAATTGATGGTGTATTTGTGTCATAATTTCTTCCTCTCATTGTAAAATTGTTAAaatctttaatttttaattaatcaatttagccAAGGGGAACATACCCataaaaatgtaaataaaaaaaaatgatttggacTGCTCCAAAAGAGAGGGACATAAAAATATAATACATCAAACACTTCAACAAAGGGTACATTATATTATCCTTAAGGATcacaaaaataatttaataaagatTGGGGATATTAACTAGCTATTTGccataaatttgaagaaaaaaaaactatTCTTTGAATAGCATCATTCCACCAAGCAATCCAAGCCACTTCCTGAGTAGGATGGCACTCTAATTTCCAAACTTGTTGAATGTGGGTCATCGTGGGTTGGTGACTCGACAAGGaagtatttaaaaaatattaagtcTTGGATGGATGTACGCAACCCATTTGCCATTGAATGTTAAACTTGACAGGATAATAGCTTGATAAGGTAACCTCTAAGAGAGGGTAAAATAGAGAGATCTTGAAATCCCCAAAGGAGAAACAAATATTCTACCATCATCATGGCACAATCAAATCGTTTAAAAACTTTTTTAGTACCAGCTCAAATATTACTCCATGTATATCAAACGCCTTGAGGATGGCAGCAGTCTATATTGGGATCAACAAGACCCAATTTATTAAGCATGTAAAACCACACCTCCATTTCACTAGTTGTCCATCAAAAGGGAATTAAACCTTCCTTGTCAGAGGTAGACTCAACCATATTGAAATCGCTACACAACACTCAAGTAACAAGTCAAAATGAATCAACAATCAACCGCCACAACAAAGATCTTTCAACAGCATCATTGGGAGAATAAACATTAATTATCCCAAAGGAATGATTAATCATGTAGACATATTGATCTAGACCAATTGCTAAGTGAGATCGGATCCACGAGCCACTATAGAAGACTACCAATAGGGTGCAAGGAGAGTGACAACAACTCCCCATCCTGCCTCGTGATT
This window harbors:
- the LOC131032071 gene encoding uncharacterized protein LOC131032071, translated to MTRKEINKEVSAVLSIKKDFEWLNRKLKNIRDYLRDADVAEISGDAEGKDTNDEIHQSSRACAFSCSQLTLRYKMGRKIIHVKHRMRSFMEAADLTHSYHILSLSRSECGVR